A single region of the Acipenser ruthenus chromosome 57, fAciRut3.2 maternal haplotype, whole genome shotgun sequence genome encodes:
- the LOC131724773 gene encoding receptor-type tyrosine-protein phosphatase H-like, whose amino-acid sequence MNGVLQSTPIHPSPVSDITLTSKSTNEINYHWTVPNNTRVAQYYYNVTLVNVALISTQNNNYTANELQPGEEYTVCIESVTPENTSSTSTCLSNYTNPNAPVNLTSSEGTTTAHVSWSAPSSDVNYQIYTYLLSWSSSNHLSGSKVINETSASLNDLIPGSLYNVSVRSLIGDAQSVGESHPILTDPLPPKHLLVSAESETEAVLEWGDPASGGYSGFQIFYSDTNSSTAINSVNQDVRQYKLTNLTPGEFYNIRLRSFKTEASIRKNSTEEKRNFQTVPAQVSSLQCSAVSGGYSLSLDWGNPAGRWTEIEVDVSNEDIKKVEKCGPDQCETRINGLSPARYYTLAVTTVSGEKRSFKAISIQCQTDTTCVIVGSLFGILILICFVVFLVLFILRQYPDLLRYV is encoded by the exons atgaatggggtTCTCCAATCCACTCCAATCC aCCCGTCCCCCGTCAGTGATATTACACTAACGAGTAAATCGACCAATGAGATCAACTACCACTGGACTGTGCCAAACAACACAAGAGTTGCTCAATATTACTACAATGTAACTCTTGTGAATGTTGCCCTCATTTCAACCCAGAACAACAACTACACTGCTAATGAATTACAACCAGGGGAGGAATACACAGTGTGCATAGAATCTGTGACCCCAGAGAACACTAGCAGCACCTCTACATGTCTTTCAAACTACACAA ACCCCAATGCCCCAGTAAATCTGACTTCAAGCGAGGGCACAACGACGGCTCATGTGAGCTGGTCAGCACCCAGCAGTGATGTGAACTATCAGATCTACACATACCTGCTCAGCTGGTCCAGCAGTAATCATCTGAGTGGATCGAAGGTCATCAACGAGACCTCTGCTTCTCTGAATGATCTGATTCCAGGATCCCTGTATAATGTAAGCGTGAGATCCCTGATCGGAGACGCACAGAGTGTGGGAGAGTCACATCCCATTCTCACAG ATCCTCTCCCACCGAAACACCTGTTGGTTTCTGCTGAGAGCGAGACTGAGGCTGTACTAGAATGGGGAGATCCAGCAAGCGGGGGATATTCTGGCTTCCAGATCTTCTACTCAGATACAAACAGCTCGACGGCAATTAACTCAGTCAATCAGGATGTGAGGCAATACAAACTGACCAACCTCACCCCCGGAGAGTTCTATAACATCAGGTTGAGGAGCTTCAAAACTGAAGCCAGCATCCGGAAAAACAGCACTGAAGAGAAAAGAAACTTTCAAACAG TTCCTGCTCAGGTGAGCTCTCTCCAGTGCTCTGCAGTGTCTGGGGGTTACAGTCTGTCCCTGGACTGGGGTAACCCTGCTGGACGCTGGACGGAGATAGAAGTGGACGTGTCCAACGAAGACATAAAGAAGGTAGAGAAGTGCGGGCCGGACCAGTGTGAGACGAGAATCAATGGGCTGAGTCCGGCTCGGTATTACACCCTCGCGGTGACGACCGTGTCTGGAGAGAAGAGGAGCTTCAAAGCCATTTCCATTCAGTGCCAAACTGACACGACGT GTGTCATCGTCGGCTCTCTGTTTGGGATTCTAATACTCATCTGCTTCGTGGTCTTTCTCGTTCTGTTCATCTTGAGACAATACCCTGACCTCCTGAGGTACGTCTGA